Below is a window of Cataglyphis hispanica isolate Lineage 1 chromosome 14, ULB_Chis1_1.0, whole genome shotgun sequence DNA.
ttcttatctctcttaacaaattaatatgtaatgcgTAGcacatgttaaaaattaaaaattaatttaaacaagatattattaaaagaatattgaaaaaatttgcatgaaagaaattctttaataaaaaaatgttttttctccgctatatttttaaaaaaaatccaagTTGAAAGAAGAAGCATTTTTGAATCATATTATCAGATAAACATCGACAATAAGaatagatttaattgattgcgaGCGAATGTAGATTGTGCCCTTAGTTATGTCCGACCGTTGATCGAGTGCTTTGGTGATAAGGGCATCAGCGTGTCCATACAATCAGCAACAAACCCAAATATACCGGATGCTCTTACGATTCCAACGCACCGCATTGGTTCTATCATATTCTTGGATGGACTTAATCTGACATCAcctgataatattattcaaatggtatatctttaatatatatatatatatatatatatatatatataatatatatatatatatatatagctaaaaattgaaaacgtacacattttaaaatgaattaaataaatataaaaacttattttgttatatacatgtatcaaaatttataaatataaaatggcataacattctataatttatttaagcaattctttttaaacaatataaaagtaaaatattttttatgtgaattacaatatatgtataattacaatatatatatttttagacattatataattttatatggacttcattttatattttataaagcttattttttgctattagatattaagattattaatacttggaaattaattgcaagttaatttttgctttatatttatatttgtttatatatatatatatatatttatatgtgtgggaaattttctaaatatatcaaatatgcgtattattttataacatatttgtaaaataatatgcatattcgatatatctagaaaattaaaaatatttcttgttaattttaaatattaagaaatcgaCAACAAGACTATTCAATTCTcattaaagaagaattttgttagatttgtaaaagatttataacaaGAGTTCataatatttagtattatataaatatttttaattttctatataaatataacataaatatgccgaatatttatgttacgttagcgaaaaaattaatttattttatcaatcccCAATGggataataatcataaaagacTTTAATAATGAcatgataaaacaattttttttacgatcacTGAATTATTCCCCATGGCGGAATTAATATGATTGTGCTTTTACTTTCtagataacaaatatattaatcaataattctgTTCCACACTAGCATTTACGGTTACGTctctatatctattttttgtgTTGTCGATTTTATGTTagtctctttattttttattatattattttttattatactaatattttatttcaaatgtatatttttcaattattacaaatctttattacattattatcttttttttaaattaaatatcttcaaaacaacttaaaaataaattagtgggaatgcttttatcaataattgtttttagttTAGaacttgcttttttttatatgggagataaatcatcatttttcataaattttacaattttcttattcattattttattaattaagcttCAAAATCTTGTTTATTgttcatttatatctttataatttatttgatagctTAAggctcgaaaattattaattttttgataactaCACTATGAAAAtacaatgttataaaaaattatgccaaGTGATAAACTCTTTTGTTAATgctagaataataattaaagcaaatatttcaataggCTTCTCAGAAAtttctattcaattattacatatcttGGCTTATGGTAACTACAAGAAATACTGACTCCACTATTGACACCGTTCTTCGAGACTTAAATATTGGTATCGATAGCGATGTAGTTGTAGCTACTTCGCCactattaaatgataatgtcTCTTGGAAATACGCACAGAAATATCGAGATAAGTAAGTTGGTGCAATCTTACATTATgtcttatgcaaaatattattatcataataatttattattatagattatatgatgattataatcggaaaattaaataatgattaaataatttcaggaTATGTCAATCTTTCCAACATTACGGCAATCGTTCAGAATTTACGGGACCACCAAAACGACGTAACATCGAAAACGCCACGATTAATCTGAGTTACGCTACTTTAGAGAATCGTTCAGTATCATTTTATCTGATGCACACTTACAAAATACGTCACTCTGATAATACGAGTCTCATTGTCCGATATCTCGGTTTTTGGAATCCGGACTCTCACACCCTTAAACCGCCAATGAGCGTGAAACTGAGAAGCGATTTCAGGGGTCTTCCCATTATTTTTGGTGTTTTGAATGGAACTAGTGATGGGCAAACGGATATTGCCGATGTAGAAGCCGCTAATGATATCACGCCATTTTTGGATTTCGCTACTATTGTCACCAACAGCGTGAACGCCAGGTAGAAAAGTATTTAACTCTAGTATAaagtgcaaatattttttatatttctgatcccatcaatttttgaaaatattttaaaaacagtcagtctattatttcatatattttctcaacataaatcatttttaattttcgataataaatactgtaaaaaaaaaaaaaattaattttcggaaaattaaattgaagtcTGAAAGAGTAGAATAATTCTTTGCAGAACTATCTATGAACTTTATTACAGTATCGAATTAATACCGCATGAAAAGCTTGGTACGTTAACTAACAAAGTATGGAGCCATCTTCTCGGCGACGTTGTCGCAGGTACCGTTGATATTGGTTTGGGATACATAACGTCAAATGATGAGGAACGTTGGACAGAAATGACATTTAGTCATCCTCTGATACGTTACATgtcagtaaaaatattaagtaaaatcgcgattgcgagaaaaaaattactagaattataatttacattttccacCAATGTATTGTTAGATTGGTGTGAGTTAACGTATTGATAatcattgaatttaataagaaaaattatttcaaatattataaatattgcctaaaaatatgtaatttatccGCACTTATACTTGAAGTAAAAGCAAtgcaaaaacataaataacatttaaaaaatacttcaaaaattaaattttttttttaatttttattgaataataagttagaaaaaatgtaaaacaaataaaaatgcttattAACAGCAgaagatatttgaaattttaaaagtatagctatatacatttatatatatttctaaaatgatTCTTCacgattattaatcaatatctaACGCAGGAGGAATATTTATTACCGTCCATTGGAGACTGGCACAATGAGGGATATATTTCTGCAACCCTTTGACAACCGATTACTCAGCTGCGTGGCgggaacatattttattatgttaattgcaATGGCGACAGTGATTTACGTCACAAAAACGATTTTGCATAAAGAACAAAGATGTACTGGGATCGGGGAATCTGCTCTTTGGTGTTTGAGTATTATGTGCATGCaaggttttcttttttttctatccctttttatcataaaatacattaacattattatattatactaattgtatcattttttgcattataaaaaatatagcattataatattaaaattgtctgAATATATCTGTTGAAAATATTGCTATTTATCTGGTtataaacaaatgtattttttatacatttatcttacatttaaatttaaaaaattgtaattgtttattttaatatagagtATTCATCAGTATGTTAATTTCGTAGCATATCAAATACATCCATAACAATTGGAATTTTTAGGATCACCTTGGAGTCCTCGAACTCCTTCTGGAAAGATCTTGCTGTTATTCAGTCTAATATTCTCTCTTGTAATGTACAATGCCTACGCCGGCTTTATCACATCGATATTATCGGTGCAAGTCACTGGAATCAAATCGATCACGGATCTTCTTCTTAATAACTTTAAACTAGGATACAGTGCCGCCGACGATACATACATAAGAGTAATGTTATGTAAAaggcttattattattattatcaattgatTATacttgcatataattttaaatacgaaatacatatttaaaatgtcaaaatttttgacattcttTCTTTGTCAAAAGTTCTTCTTtagaaatctttaaaaattttttaaaagatcttgcttcaaaaaattactaaaacgCATAAGAGCTTGTTttcattttagatatattagaattgtcgtttgcatattatatgcatatcgcTCATCTTTCAGAATGATAATGACAGTAATTTGCGTCAATTGTATATAAAGGCGTTCAATAGTCGCGAATCTCGTTTGGAAACAAGAACCGGGCTTATGAAAGCTGTCAAAGGACGGTACGGATTCTTTGTCAGCGCGACTCTTGCACGACGAGCTCTCAAAACAACTTTTATACAAGAGCGGTGCCTCTTAAAAGAGCTAATACTTCCACAAACACTTACAGTTGTCGCTCTTCCTATGGCCAAAAGTTGTCCGTACAGAAAGATTATCAACCTCAagtacgtatataataaaataaataaaattgtcaagtTTATGCCACATATTAaagcatatttcatataaaaaaaaaaattattaaaatatatttagaggtatattttaaaatatatattaaaattatatatctataaattattaaaatagtgtATAGATTTAAAGAAGTGCATACATttcttatacttttataactaCGAATGTGTAACACAcgtatctttcattttttttttagaaagataaaattgatacTGTTTGATActgtattttcaaattttgtttatagtaTATTACGTATATACGAACGCGGTGTCTTGGACAAAATACAAGAACGGATGCTACCAACGATGCCGCGATGCGCGGCATCGGCGGCTTTTCACAGTGCAAGACTTACAGACGTTTATTCTGCCTTCTTCCTCCTAACGGCAGGTATGCTTACAGCGATTTCCATCGGTATCATTGAGAGAATATGGAACAAACGAAAGCAGATGCATCAGACCATTGTACGCGGCCTACGCGAACATCACTTGATACCGCATATCCATTTCCATAATCATCATCGTGATCACGATAATCGCCCCAATGATCACTCTCACTCTCATCCTCATGTTGCTCTTCCAAGCGGTAGACTGCGTAGCGATTCCACTTATTTAACCATGCTGCAAAATCAGGCTCGTCAAGTACAGTTATTTGTCGGTCTTCAAGAGCGCGATACTTCCCCTAAAAAATCGAGAGGTCCGGGTTTGGAACTGCGTTTCCATATACAACGAAGATCGGCAGGTCCCAAAAGAGCATCTTGGTCTTCCTTTTCGGGCTTATCCAAAAGGAAGCTAAGGTCGACTGAGAAAATTCCGACTTCGAATGTGGAAATCGCTGGAACCCGGACCTTTCCGTTTCAGgaataaatactattttatcgTCTCAAAATCTTTTCAACATTACAGTACTCAACAGTACATAACAATTAACAttgttatgaaaataattgttgcaaTGTCTGCCGTATTTCAAGAATTCTTTAGCTCACAATGTACATCGCGTCATGCATTTCTTggcagaatttaaaattattataagtgctttttttattcaagctatagctataaatattattatgtcaattaacaatgtgtataatattacatgtgtatatgttatatataattttttaaacaatatatcaaaaatatatgataaatgtatGGTCaactacaattaatatatttggctAGAATCTTCACATGAGTACTGACAACTTTTGTAGGCACTTGTCGTTTGTGTATGTTATCTATACCTCTACAGTCTCGTAGACTACTGATTTCATTTCTGcggcaaatataaaaattctttattttcatctatttcttagattttaaataatcattaaataagataaaaaaagaaacaaaaattaaaaagagaattttaaattaagaatatatattcattacctgcaaagaatattttctagattGAGAATATGCTCGTCATCTTCGCACCATTTCCTCCAATTTCTATACAATCGTAGCTCTTGTATTTCATCAAGATACTCGTGACATATTTCTTAAACttcaaaaatcttataattaaagtgtCATAAAAAATCGCAGGATTATTTTATGAGTAGCTAATACATTAGTTAATAATGTgcgaaatttaatgaataccttttttcttacaagaaaacttaatttttcctAAGcctagtataatataaatttttgtttataagatCTCACTTTTTCTCCCACAATCCATCGACGGACGAAGCGACGAGCTTATCGCCCGGTAATGGATCGGAGATAAATCGCTGTCCATCAATTTCTCGTAAACcgtaactataataattacaatcgtattagtaaaaatgtaaatagaaaaaaaaacaagcctcttttttcataattttgttttctttttagatatttaatatttttatattttgattattgcaaattgattttttatcatttttaaccTTTAAAGTGATAGATTTGAATtaagcattattattttaaatgtagccCGCATTCCAATTggttatatacttatataattactatttttaattaataaaaatttttaattaataaaatttttttttccaataaaaaaatagtttttcttaACTGTTCttttctattagaaaaaaatttgatatatctcTATGTTAGTAAAGGTGTAGTACAAAAATTAAcacaatggaaaaatataaaatatttactgttGAAAAGAATGATCGCAGATAGTTCTTAGAAAAAATACGGCTTCCGTGTCATTCAACCAATCGTCAGGCGCCATCATATTGTGAATTTCCAGCAGAGTttgattaatctaaaattaaattatattatcagaaaaaatgtattttaatccaagattaaattcttatattttatgttatatttaacattttacactacgcatttatattaataataatatcgttatatattaaatattagtataaGTATATcatgctataaatataaaggatAAGA
It encodes the following:
- the LOC126854396 gene encoding uncharacterized protein LOC126854396, whose translation is MLPIVPKEAKFILLILMVGHIVAKSCIFKSPLTLQLVLEYAKWRSWDQVVFFDNISPFNCALSYVRPLIECFGDKGISVSIQSATNPNIPDALTIPTHRIGSIIFLDGLNLTSPDNIIQMASQKFLFNYYISWLMVTTRNTDSTIDTVLRDLNIGIDSDVVVATSPLLNDNVSWKYAQKYRDKICQSFQHYGNRSEFTGPPKRRNIENATINLSYATLENRSVSFYLMHTYKIRHSDNTSLIVRYLGFWNPDSHTLKPPMSVKLRSDFRGLPIIFGVLNGTSDGQTDIADVEAANDITPFLDFATIVTNSVNASIELIPHEKLGTLTNKVWSHLLGDVVAGTVDIGLGYITSNDEERWTEMTFSHPLIRYMRNIYYRPLETGTMRDIFLQPFDNRLLSCVAGTYFIMLIAMATVIYVTKTILHKEQRCTGIGESALWCLSIMCMQGSPWSPRTPSGKILLLFSLIFSLVMYNAYAGFITSILSVQVTGIKSITDLLLNNFKLGYSAADDTYIRNDNDSNLRQLYIKAFNSRESRLETRTGLMKAVKGRYGFFVSATLARRALKTTFIQERCLLKELILPQTLTVVALPMAKSCPYRKIINLNILRIYERGVLDKIQERMLPTMPRCAASAAFHSARLTDVYSAFFLLTAGMLTAISIGIIERIWNKRKQMHQTIVRGLREHHLIPHIHFHNHHRDHDNRPNDHSHSHPHVALPSGRLRSDSTYLTMLQNQARQVQLFVGLQERDTSPKKSRGPGLELRFHIQRRSAGPKRASWSSFSGLSKRKLRSTEKIPTSNVEIAGTRTFPFQE